The following coding sequences are from one Saprospiraceae bacterium window:
- a CDS encoding NAD(P)-dependent glycerol-3-phosphate dehydrogenase, translated as MGTKRQCVGVVGAGSFGTTVATLLAANTNVLLFSRKKELVDKVNLTHEHLGVVLNPAIRATNSLEEICAECSLIFPVVPSESFRKTIQSMSPLLKPSHILIHGTKGIDVTGFSMDELFEKDISRKNIHTMSEVIREESSVLRVGCLAGPNLYKEILEGQPTACVIASEFDEVIHAGQEVMASKRFFVFGSYDMIGAEMAGALKNIIALGAGILAGKGLGKNIQAMLITRGLREMIEIGKAVGATHRSFLGTAGIGDLIATATSDKSRNYSFGMRLGSGEKREDILKSVDEVVEGVRTVRIAQSLSKYYHLRTPIVSMIYSVVFDNLSVDKAIQFLMRYPFLPDVDFI; from the coding sequence ATGGGAACAAAACGCCAATGTGTGGGGGTCGTGGGTGCAGGAAGTTTTGGGACTACTGTCGCCACACTTTTGGCAGCAAATACAAATGTGCTGTTATTCTCTAGAAAGAAAGAGCTAGTTGATAAAGTAAATCTGACTCATGAACACTTAGGTGTTGTATTAAATCCGGCAATTCGCGCTACAAACTCTCTTGAAGAAATTTGTGCAGAATGCAGTTTGATTTTTCCTGTAGTTCCTTCAGAAAGCTTTCGAAAGACAATTCAAAGCATGTCACCATTATTGAAACCCTCTCATATACTGATTCATGGCACAAAGGGAATAGATGTGACAGGTTTTTCAATGGATGAACTTTTCGAGAAAGACATCTCCCGAAAAAATATCCACACGATGAGTGAAGTCATCAGGGAAGAGAGTTCGGTATTGAGAGTCGGATGTCTTGCCGGACCCAACCTATACAAAGAAATTTTGGAAGGACAGCCAACAGCATGTGTGATTGCCAGTGAATTTGATGAAGTCATTCATGCGGGACAAGAGGTGATGGCCAGTAAGCGATTTTTTGTATTTGGTTCATACGATATGATTGGCGCGGAAATGGCAGGGGCACTTAAAAATATCATAGCTTTGGGAGCAGGAATCCTCGCAGGTAAGGGATTAGGAAAAAACATTCAGGCTATGTTGATCACCAGAGGTTTGAGAGAAATGATCGAGATCGGAAAGGCTGTAGGTGCTACACACCGATCATTCTTAGGTACTGCAGGTATAGGTGATTTAATTGCAACTGCAACGAGCGACAAAAGTCGAAACTACAGTTTTGGGATGAGGCTGGGCTCAGGTGAAAAGAGAGAGGATATATTGAAGTCCGTTGACGAAGTTGTCGAAGGCGTGAGGACTGTCCGCATCGCACAATCACTCAGCAAATATTATCATCTTCGAACACCAATTGTGTCTATGATCTACAGTGTAGTATTTGACAATCTGAGCGTTGACAAAGCAATTCAGTTTCTCATGAGGTATCCTTTTCTGCCTGATGTTGATTTTATTTAA
- the yidC gene encoding membrane protein insertase YidC — MDRNTIIGFILIFAVIMVWNQFFFQPEMEAAKIKQHQQDSLKALTESIPNTTIDSNSANQNRKSAIADSSSIDSNSISQTKEEIRTLSNDLVAIELSSKGAAIKSVKLSKYNRIFKDQSGHDQKETLMMMNDKKNVFEYLIPVQGKVISTKDLIFQIRKSSNQEIEFETSLSPESKLVLSYSLKEGHYILDHQIKFEGKIPDSSIAVIWNNYLNHLEANSSYERNYSSVYFKEKDQDPDYCSCTKDDKIALQGKSVQWISHVNQFFNSSIISSADFVNAENETVMLPQNADNLKLIKTKFEIPASQFSGGQTNLQWYIGPNIYSNLKNAAPDLESIIPYGWSVFGTINRYVIRPLFLFLENFIGSKGILILLMTLIVKIVVFPLGYKMLQSQAKMTALKPEIDKIKAKYKDDMQKQQMETMKIYNEFGVNPLGGCFPLLLQMPIWIALYRFFPATIEFRQESFLWATDLTSYDVFATLPFSIPMFGATVSLFAFLWMLSTLVFTYYSSKSMDFSSNPAMLYMQYLMPVMFWVMFNKTAAGLTVYMFFSNLLNIAQTILGKNFLFDTEKIRAKLELNKSKPKKQGGFRDRFESLMKEQQRIQQEKLKKK, encoded by the coding sequence ATGGATCGCAATACAATCATAGGTTTTATTTTAATTTTTGCAGTCATCATGGTCTGGAATCAGTTTTTTTTCCAACCAGAAATGGAAGCTGCCAAGATCAAACAGCATCAACAGGACTCCCTCAAAGCGTTGACCGAATCGATTCCAAATACAACTATTGATTCGAACTCTGCCAACCAAAACCGCAAGTCTGCTATAGCAGACAGCAGCTCAATTGACAGCAACAGCATTTCACAGACAAAAGAAGAAATCAGAACATTGTCAAATGATCTCGTGGCAATAGAATTGAGCTCAAAAGGCGCAGCCATTAAAAGCGTCAAGCTTTCGAAATATAACAGAATATTCAAAGACCAATCCGGACATGATCAAAAGGAAACCCTGATGATGATGAACGATAAGAAAAATGTGTTTGAGTACCTGATACCTGTACAAGGAAAAGTGATTTCAACAAAGGATCTAATATTCCAAATCCGGAAATCTTCTAATCAAGAAATTGAATTCGAAACTTCATTGTCTCCGGAATCCAAATTAGTATTGAGTTATTCTTTAAAAGAGGGTCATTATATTCTGGATCACCAGATCAAATTTGAAGGAAAAATTCCCGACTCCAGTATAGCTGTAATCTGGAACAATTATCTCAATCATCTGGAAGCCAACTCAAGCTATGAGAGAAATTACAGTTCAGTGTATTTTAAAGAAAAGGATCAGGATCCGGATTACTGCTCTTGTACAAAAGATGACAAAATTGCACTGCAAGGAAAGTCGGTACAGTGGATATCACATGTAAACCAATTTTTCAATTCCAGCATTATCAGTTCCGCTGATTTTGTAAATGCAGAAAACGAGACTGTGATGTTACCTCAGAATGCAGATAATTTGAAATTAATAAAAACGAAATTCGAAATACCTGCATCCCAATTTTCAGGAGGACAAACTAATTTGCAGTGGTACATCGGTCCAAATATTTATTCAAATCTAAAGAATGCTGCTCCGGATCTAGAATCTATAATACCTTATGGATGGAGTGTTTTCGGAACCATCAATCGATATGTCATTCGACCTCTGTTTTTGTTTTTGGAGAATTTCATCGGGAGTAAGGGTATTCTCATATTACTGATGACATTGATCGTCAAAATAGTCGTGTTTCCTTTAGGTTACAAAATGCTACAATCGCAGGCAAAGATGACTGCTTTGAAACCTGAGATTGACAAAATCAAAGCCAAGTATAAAGATGACATGCAGAAGCAGCAAATGGAAACGATGAAAATCTACAATGAATTCGGAGTGAATCCATTGGGTGGATGTTTTCCTTTGCTCTTGCAAATGCCAATATGGATTGCACTTTATCGATTTTTTCCCGCCACTATTGAATTCCGACAGGAATCATTCTTGTGGGCTACAGACCTTACTTCGTATGATGTCTTTGCAACATTACCATTTTCCATTCCTATGTTTGGAGCTACAGTGAGTTTATTTGCCTTTTTGTGGATGCTTTCGACTTTAGTATTTACATATTACTCATCAAAATCAATGGATTTTTCGTCAAATCCAGCGATGCTTTATATGCAATATCTGATGCCTGTAATGTTTTGGGTTATGTTCAACAAAACTGCAGCAGGATTGACTGTATACATGTTCTTTTCTAACTTACTCAATATCGCACAGACTATTTTAGGAAAAAACTTCTTGTTTGACACAGAAAAAATAAGGGCTAAGCTTGAATTGAATAAATCAAAGCCCAAAAAGCAAGGAGGATTCAGGGATAGATTTGAATCTTTGATGAAAGAACAGCAAAGAATTCAACAAGAAAAGTTGAAAAAGAAATAA